A single Candidatus Amarolinea dominans DNA region contains:
- a CDS encoding glycosyltransferase family 39 protein yields the protein MNQQSPLSTPQSPISNPQSPISDLRSPISTRLFLFVLLASLALRLAAVLVMGNRVEGLPGIVDQISYHTLAQRVLDGHGFTMPTDWWPVTRANEPTAHWSYLYTLYLAAVYAVFGVKPLAARLIQALIVGLLWPWLTFRVGRRVGGAAVGLAAAAWSAVYGYFAYYSAALMTESFYITAILWTLDRGLTLAHGDWRKQQWALLGLAVGVTVLLRQIFLVFVPVLFLWLWLAPGRRGFVPAEVAAPPGLGARLRGSLLALAVVLLLILPWTVRNYRAFGHFVPLNTNAGYAFFWANHPIYGTQFVAILPGKAPYERLIPAELRQLDEAALDSALLRRGLGFVVQDPGRYILLSLSRLRTFFMFWPESESSLLSNLVRVLSFGLALPFISVGLWLTARDWRRWSLLWLFVGVYTVVHLLSWALVRYRLPVDGVLLIFASPALLRLQSLIARRSQSRP from the coding sequence ATGAACCAACAATCTCCACTCTCCACTCCCCAATCCCCAATCTCCAATCCCCAATCCCCAATCTCCGATCTCCGATCTCCGATCTCCACCCGCCTCTTCCTCTTCGTCCTGCTCGCCTCGCTGGCGCTGCGCCTGGCCGCGGTGCTGGTCATGGGCAACCGGGTCGAAGGGCTGCCGGGTATCGTGGACCAGATTTCGTATCACACCCTGGCGCAGCGCGTGCTCGACGGCCACGGCTTCACCATGCCCACCGACTGGTGGCCGGTGACCCGCGCCAACGAACCGACAGCCCATTGGTCCTACCTGTACACCCTCTATCTGGCCGCGGTCTACGCCGTGTTTGGCGTCAAGCCACTGGCCGCGCGGCTCATTCAGGCCCTCATCGTTGGCCTGCTGTGGCCCTGGTTGACCTTCCGGGTTGGGCGACGCGTTGGCGGCGCCGCCGTGGGCTTGGCGGCGGCCGCCTGGTCGGCCGTTTATGGCTACTTCGCCTATTACAGCGCCGCGTTGATGACCGAGTCCTTCTACATCACCGCCATTCTCTGGACGCTCGATCGTGGCCTGACCCTGGCGCATGGCGACTGGCGCAAGCAACAATGGGCGCTGCTGGGGCTGGCCGTGGGCGTGACGGTGCTCTTGCGCCAGATTTTTCTGGTCTTCGTCCCCGTCCTCTTTCTGTGGCTTTGGCTGGCGCCGGGCCGCCGCGGCTTTGTTCCAGCGGAAGTCGCGGCGCCGCCCGGCCTCGGCGCCCGTTTGCGCGGTAGCCTGCTGGCGCTGGCGGTCGTGCTCCTGCTCATCCTGCCCTGGACCGTGCGCAACTATCGGGCGTTTGGTCATTTCGTCCCCCTGAACACCAACGCCGGTTACGCCTTCTTCTGGGCCAATCATCCCATCTACGGCACGCAGTTTGTCGCCATTCTGCCCGGTAAGGCGCCCTATGAGCGTCTGATTCCGGCAGAGCTGCGTCAACTCGATGAAGCCGCCCTCGACTCGGCTCTCTTGCGCCGCGGCCTGGGCTTTGTCGTGCAAGACCCCGGGCGCTATATACTCCTTTCGCTGAGTCGTTTGCGCACATTTTTCATGTTCTGGCCTGAATCTGAATCTAGCTTGCTGAGTAATCTTGTACGTGTGCTATCATTTGGGTTGGCGCTTCCTTTCATCAGCGTCGGTCTGTGGTTGACCGCCCGTGACTGGCGACGTTGGTCTCTATTGTGGCTATTTGTGGGGGTGTACACCGTGGTACACTTGCTCTCCTGGGCGTTAGTACGCTACCGCCTGCCCGTGGATGGGGTCCTGCTCATCTTCGCCAGCCCAGCCCTGTTACGCTTGCAGTCGCTGATCGCGCGTCGTTCCCAATCCAGGCCATGA
- a CDS encoding glycosyltransferase → MMHILYILYIVPYTPTPIRTRPYHLLRGLVARGHRVTLATLWESEGERAALADWQQLGVEVMAAPLSKTRAAWNSLLAVPTGIPMQASYCWQPQLAQALRAHMATAKTDVIHSEHLRGARYGLSLRPLAADQAGTPLVWDAVDSIAHLFQQASQHSRSRRSRWLTRLELGRTRRYEGWLVRQFQRVLVTSPVDRQAFAELAGLTSFDPANPLTVLPNGVDLAYFRPDEVRRDAATVVLSGKMSYHANVTAALHLLQDIMPLVWRRRPDTMVWIVGKDPPSRLCQLAAANPAHITVTGEVPDVRPYLQRATLAVAPVLYGAGIQNKVLEALACGAPVIASRQAVSALAGQPAQALIVADSAPDMAAAIVALLADPARQAELAQAGRAYVEQYHDWSDVAAQLEAIYAELIRQRRRD, encoded by the coding sequence ATGATGCACATCCTTTACATCCTTTACATCGTTCCTTACACACCGACGCCGATCCGCACGCGGCCCTATCATCTGCTCCGCGGCCTCGTCGCCCGCGGCCACCGTGTCACCCTGGCGACACTGTGGGAATCGGAAGGGGAACGGGCTGCGTTGGCCGACTGGCAGCAGCTTGGCGTCGAGGTGATGGCGGCGCCGCTGTCGAAGACGCGGGCCGCGTGGAATAGCCTGCTGGCGGTCCCCACCGGCATCCCGATGCAGGCCAGCTACTGCTGGCAGCCGCAGTTGGCCCAGGCGCTGCGGGCGCACATGGCAACAGCCAAGACCGATGTCATTCACAGCGAACACCTGCGCGGCGCCCGCTATGGACTTTCGCTCAGGCCCCTGGCCGCAGATCAGGCCGGGACGCCGTTGGTCTGGGATGCCGTAGACAGCATCGCGCATCTCTTTCAGCAGGCCAGCCAGCACAGCCGCAGTCGTCGCAGCCGTTGGTTGACACGCTTGGAATTGGGGCGCACCCGTCGCTATGAGGGCTGGCTCGTGCGCCAATTCCAGCGAGTGCTGGTCACTTCCCCGGTGGATCGGCAGGCTTTCGCCGAGCTGGCCGGATTGACATCATTCGACCCTGCCAACCCGCTGACTGTTCTCCCGAATGGCGTTGATCTGGCCTATTTTCGCCCGGATGAGGTAAGGCGCGACGCCGCTACCGTCGTCCTGTCGGGCAAGATGAGCTATCATGCCAATGTGACCGCGGCTCTGCATCTGTTGCAGGACATCATGCCCCTGGTGTGGCGCCGGCGGCCAGACACGATGGTGTGGATTGTAGGCAAAGACCCGCCTTCCCGTTTATGCCAGTTGGCGGCTGCGAACCCTGCGCACATCACCGTGACCGGCGAAGTCCCCGATGTACGGCCCTACTTGCAGCGCGCAACCCTGGCGGTCGCGCCGGTGCTGTATGGGGCCGGTATTCAGAACAAAGTATTGGAGGCGCTGGCTTGCGGCGCCCCGGTGATTGCCAGCCGCCAGGCCGTCTCGGCGTTGGCAGGTCAACCGGCGCAAGCCCTCATCGTGGCCGATTCTGCTCCCGACATGGCCGCGGCCATTGTGGCCCTGCTCGCTGATCCGGCCCGCCAGGCCGAGTTGGCACAGGCGGGGCGCGCCTATGTCGAACAATATCATGACTGGAGCGACGTGGCCGCGCAGCTTGAGGCGATTTACGCCGAGCTGATCCGCCAACGGCGCCGCGATTGA
- a CDS encoding PD40 domain-containing protein has protein sequence MTNRPFPARTFLLAAIAVVVLAVAGVYVRDSLFPNATPTAVVVIASTEPTRETTAAVAPTATPAPDAATPAADRATPTRFFTPTPEAGGQVLTIPAQPGEAGWWVSSEERGNHLGDSFLYAGFFDSQVFIAAIRFDLTRMPRGAPIRQATLRLVGLNEQRFDATAGGAWSVQLLSGDTIRDLPRADFQTIFNASAPVSLFPTLDAADLKTAQVNSWELDSGAQTWLSQQVINGTTSVIVRILGPAGGANSLFAWDSGSGPASTGNGPQMVLSLASAPATPPPAATRNFIVVTLPPTPANIFTVAANALTATYVATTVGTNTPTPYNLVTPTPTPRNQATAQAQAALQGLPPVVISTSVAANGATATYQAAYATAVTIITGTLTPIPTNAITPIIVRPTVVPENVLTAAAQIVAATANARANGTPTPFPYSVVLATITPFTPQPLIATSTGTPINGATAVYRAAQATAVAVTTGTYTPLPYIPITPTPLPLLVYLDRVTPTPQATATPTAPATLPRAMIGNILFRSDRQEVTEYYMIDLSVNRLVWVTQGWPFNAAQRNEMRSVSGRYRAFVQNDTVGVPQVHVQDNEFNTTRQITNGSGWSFDPAFSPRGDRLAFVSQNPGNDEIFVINVDGTDLKRLTINSWEWDKHPSWSPDGNQIVFWSNRDTGRRQLWIMNADGSNQRVMISSPYQDWDPIWLK, from the coding sequence ATGACCAATAGACCTTTTCCTGCGCGTACCTTCTTGCTGGCCGCCATTGCGGTGGTCGTGTTGGCTGTTGCGGGCGTATACGTTCGAGACTCGCTCTTTCCAAACGCAACGCCCACGGCGGTTGTTGTGATTGCAAGCACGGAGCCGACCCGTGAGACGACCGCGGCCGTCGCACCGACGGCAACGCCCGCCCCGGATGCGGCAACGCCGGCGGCCGACCGTGCGACCCCCACCCGTTTCTTTACGCCAACGCCCGAAGCGGGGGGCCAGGTGCTGACCATACCGGCGCAGCCTGGTGAGGCCGGCTGGTGGGTGAGCAGCGAAGAACGGGGCAACCACCTCGGCGATTCGTTCCTCTATGCAGGCTTCTTCGATAGCCAGGTCTTCATCGCGGCCATCCGCTTCGACCTGACGCGCATGCCCCGCGGCGCACCCATTCGCCAGGCCACCCTGCGCCTCGTTGGGTTGAATGAACAGCGCTTCGACGCCACAGCGGGCGGCGCCTGGTCGGTACAACTTCTGAGCGGCGACACCATTCGTGACCTGCCGCGTGCCGATTTTCAGACTATTTTCAATGCATCAGCACCTGTGAGCCTGTTTCCCACCCTCGATGCCGCCGACCTGAAAACCGCCCAAGTCAACAGTTGGGAACTGGATAGCGGCGCCCAGACCTGGTTGAGCCAGCAGGTCATCAATGGCACCACATCGGTCATTGTGCGCATCCTGGGGCCGGCCGGCGGCGCCAACTCTCTCTTTGCCTGGGATTCAGGCAGCGGCCCTGCCTCAACCGGCAACGGCCCGCAGATGGTGCTCAGCCTGGCTTCAGCGCCGGCCACGCCGCCGCCCGCCGCCACGCGCAACTTCATCGTCGTGACCCTGCCGCCCACGCCGGCCAACATCTTCACGGTGGCGGCCAATGCCCTCACCGCCACCTATGTGGCGACCACGGTGGGCACGAACACCCCGACCCCCTACAATTTGGTGACGCCCACGCCTACGCCGCGCAACCAGGCCACCGCCCAGGCGCAGGCTGCCCTGCAAGGCTTGCCGCCGGTTGTCATCAGCACATCGGTCGCGGCCAACGGCGCCACCGCCACCTATCAGGCCGCCTATGCCACCGCGGTGACCATCATCACCGGTACCCTGACGCCAATTCCGACCAACGCCATTACCCCCATCATCGTGCGGCCTACCGTGGTTCCTGAAAACGTCCTCACGGCCGCCGCGCAAATCGTGGCGGCCACGGCCAACGCACGCGCCAACGGCACCCCCACTCCGTTCCCGTACAGTGTGGTCCTTGCCACCATTACCCCGTTCACCCCGCAGCCGCTGATCGCCACCTCAACCGGCACGCCAATCAACGGCGCGACTGCTGTCTACCGGGCGGCCCAGGCGACTGCGGTCGCGGTGACCACCGGCACCTACACCCCCCTGCCCTACATTCCGATCACGCCGACGCCGCTGCCACTGTTGGTTTACCTTGATCGCGTGACGCCCACCCCTCAGGCCACGGCGACTCCTACGGCGCCGGCTACATTGCCTCGCGCGATGATTGGCAACATCCTCTTCCGCAGCGATCGCCAGGAGGTCACCGAGTACTATATGATTGACCTCTCGGTGAACCGCCTGGTCTGGGTGACCCAGGGCTGGCCCTTCAACGCGGCTCAACGTAACGAAATGCGCTCGGTCAGCGGCCGCTACCGGGCTTTCGTACAGAACGATACGGTGGGCGTGCCGCAGGTCCATGTGCAGGACAACGAGTTCAACACGACACGTCAAATTACCAACGGCAGCGGTTGGAGCTTCGATCCGGCCTTTTCCCCACGTGGCGATCGGCTTGCGTTCGTCTCGCAGAATCCGGGCAATGACGAAATTTTCGTCATCAATGTGGATGGCACCGACCTGAAGCGGCTGACCATCAACAGTTGGGAATGGGACAAGCACCCGTCGTGGTCGCCTGATGGCAACCAAATCGTCTTCTGGTCGAATCGCGACACGGGGCGGCGCCAGTTGTGGATCATGAACGCCGACGGCAGCAATCAACGAGTTATGATTAGCTCTCCCTACCAGGATTGGGACCCAATTTGGCTCAAGTAA
- a CDS encoding glycosyltransferase, with product MHILFLTQILPYPLDSGAKVRAYFVLRYLAARHRVTLVSFSRASDPPAALAHLRTVCHAVHTVPMTRSLAGEARSLARSLVSGQPYTLLRDERRAMHQLLQQLVQAEPFDAIHADQLAMADYAWQASRVAHARAPRLVLDAHNAYYLIPQRMAAATRNPALRLFLRREARLMARAEGECYRRFDHLLTVTPEDRAAIETLLPSDPAAPPQRWTMPICVDSAAPPLKRQPAARGLLLLGGLHWPPNADGARWFLREVWPLVRQQAPQAQLFIVGARPPADLQAAASARDSATAPDGAVIVPGYVTDPQPFLAASAALIVPLRSGGGMRVKIVEALQWGLPVISTTIGCEGIEVTPGRDLLVADTPAALAAAAVQLLQDPAQGDALAANGRRLLAARYDWRREYTLLDAIYPA from the coding sequence ATGCACATCCTTTTCCTGACGCAAATTCTGCCCTATCCCCTGGACTCTGGCGCGAAGGTGCGCGCCTATTTCGTGCTGCGTTACCTGGCGGCGCGTCACCGCGTGACCCTCGTCTCCTTCAGCCGTGCCAGCGATCCGCCGGCCGCGCTGGCCCATCTACGCACGGTTTGCCACGCGGTCCACACTGTGCCGATGACGCGCAGCCTGGCCGGCGAAGCCCGCAGCTTGGCGCGCAGCCTGGTCAGTGGGCAGCCCTACACCCTGCTGCGCGATGAGCGCCGCGCCATGCATCAGCTCTTGCAGCAACTGGTGCAGGCAGAGCCGTTTGATGCGATTCACGCCGACCAACTGGCTATGGCCGACTACGCCTGGCAGGCGAGCCGCGTCGCGCATGCGCGTGCGCCGCGTCTGGTCCTGGATGCCCACAACGCCTACTATCTGATCCCTCAGCGCATGGCCGCGGCAACCCGCAACCCGGCCCTGCGCCTTTTTTTGCGCCGTGAGGCCCGCCTGATGGCGCGGGCCGAAGGTGAATGCTATCGCCGCTTCGATCATCTCCTGACCGTTACGCCAGAAGATCGGGCCGCCATCGAGACCCTTCTGCCGTCCGACCCGGCGGCGCCGCCGCAGCGCTGGACCATGCCCATCTGCGTGGACTCCGCCGCGCCGCCCTTGAAGCGCCAGCCGGCCGCGCGAGGATTACTCCTGCTCGGCGGTTTGCATTGGCCGCCCAACGCCGATGGGGCGCGCTGGTTTCTGCGCGAAGTCTGGCCGCTGGTGCGCCAACAGGCGCCGCAAGCCCAGCTCTTCATTGTGGGCGCACGGCCCCCGGCCGACCTGCAGGCGGCGGCCAGCGCCCGCGATTCGGCTACCGCTCCGGACGGCGCCGTCATCGTGCCCGGCTACGTGACCGACCCGCAGCCCTTCCTGGCCGCCAGCGCCGCCCTGATCGTGCCGTTGCGCTCCGGCGGCGGCATGCGGGTCAAGATCGTGGAGGCGCTGCAATGGGGCCTGCCGGTGATCTCGACCACGATCGGCTGCGAAGGCATCGAGGTGACGCCGGGCCGTGACCTGCTGGTGGCCGACACGCCCGCCGCCCTGGCCGCGGCCGCCGTGCAGCTCTTGCAAGACCCGGCGCAGGGCGATGCCCTGGCCGCCAACGGCCGTCGCCTCCTGGCTGCCCGCTACGACTGGCGCCGCGAATACACCCTGCTCGACGCCATCTACCCAGCGTGA
- a CDS encoding sugar transferase, which yields MTLVAADALMLALAFYLAYIVRFDLQFTLAPEIMPAESFYTRLVLILIPIWLAIFALSRLYDFHFLLGGTAEYAHAFNACTIGVMTIVLFSFFEPKFVVARAWLLAAWLLSFLLVCAARFALRRVAYGLRHWGFFVSPAVIVGINSEALALGQTLRHSASSGVQIVGFVDSDVARDGENRQRECSQIAPLLGSIDELADIARRLDIQEVIVATTALHREQLLDLHEDLATLPHTELHLSSGLFEVLTTGVKVRTWGFVPLISLNRLRLDPFEVVIKTALDYVLALITMLAAAPVMAVLALAVKLDSPGPVLHRRRVLGMGGKAFDAFKFRTMVVNGEEVLARYPQLVVELKAKHKLKHDPRITRVGRWLRRFSLDELPQLFNVLLGQMSLVGPRMITAEEGDEYGRLKLNLLTVKPGITGLWQVSGRSDVSYEERVRLDMHYIRTYSIWRDLQILFVQTPPAVLRSRGAY from the coding sequence ATGACCCTGGTCGCGGCCGACGCCCTGATGCTGGCCCTGGCCTTCTACCTGGCGTATATTGTCCGTTTCGATCTGCAGTTCACCCTGGCGCCGGAGATCATGCCGGCGGAGTCCTTCTACACGCGCCTGGTGCTGATTCTGATTCCCATCTGGCTTGCGATCTTCGCCCTGTCGAGACTGTACGATTTTCATTTTCTGCTTGGCGGCACGGCGGAATATGCGCATGCCTTCAATGCGTGTACCATCGGCGTCATGACGATCGTGCTCTTCAGTTTTTTCGAGCCTAAGTTCGTTGTGGCCCGCGCCTGGCTGCTGGCGGCCTGGCTCCTCTCTTTCCTCCTGGTCTGCGCCGCGCGCTTTGCCTTGCGTCGGGTGGCCTATGGACTGCGGCATTGGGGGTTCTTCGTCTCGCCCGCCGTCATCGTCGGCATCAACAGCGAAGCACTGGCCCTGGGCCAGACCCTGCGCCACAGCGCCAGTTCGGGTGTCCAGATCGTTGGCTTCGTTGACAGCGACGTGGCGCGTGATGGCGAGAACCGGCAGCGTGAGTGCTCCCAGATTGCCCCTCTGCTCGGCAGCATTGATGAGCTTGCGGACATTGCCCGGCGCCTGGACATCCAGGAAGTGATCGTCGCCACCACCGCGCTGCACCGCGAGCAACTGCTCGACCTGCACGAGGACCTGGCTACCTTACCCCACACCGAGCTACACCTGTCGTCCGGCCTCTTCGAGGTGTTGACCACGGGCGTCAAGGTTCGCACCTGGGGTTTCGTCCCTCTCATCAGTCTCAATCGCCTGCGTCTGGACCCATTCGAAGTGGTTATCAAGACGGCGCTCGACTACGTCCTGGCACTCATCACGATGCTGGCGGCGGCGCCGGTGATGGCTGTTCTGGCGTTGGCCGTCAAACTCGATTCCCCTGGCCCGGTGCTGCACCGGCGTCGTGTCCTGGGCATGGGCGGCAAAGCGTTCGATGCCTTCAAGTTCCGTACCATGGTTGTGAATGGGGAGGAGGTTCTGGCGCGCTATCCTCAACTGGTTGTCGAGTTGAAGGCCAAGCACAAACTCAAGCACGATCCACGCATCACGCGGGTGGGGCGTTGGTTGCGCCGTTTCAGCCTCGATGAACTACCGCAGTTGTTCAACGTTCTGCTGGGGCAGATGAGCCTGGTCGGCCCCCGTATGATCACGGCGGAGGAGGGCGACGAATATGGCCGCCTCAAGCTCAACCTGCTGACCGTCAAACCGGGCATCACCGGCCTGTGGCAGGTATCCGGGCGCTCGGACGTGTCGTACGAAGAACGCGTGCGCCTGGACATGCACTACATTCGCACCTATTCTATCTGGCGCGATCTGCAGATTCTCTTCGTGCAGACGCCGCCCGCCGTGCTGCGCAGTCGCGGCGCCTACTGA